Part of the Dreissena polymorpha isolate Duluth1 chromosome 12, UMN_Dpol_1.0, whole genome shotgun sequence genome, tatagtgttcgatcacaaggtttctctctagtcacatattaaggaaaactgccccaccccccctggCTGCCATTTTTTTAGCGATCtagaccatttgcgaactcatctgagatatatataaaaccaatcttttcaccaagtttcatgatgattgggcaaataatgtgacttatagagtgttcacaagctttttttactatataaatataagaaaactgcctcccccggcagccatgttattcaactgaccgcaaccattttcaaactcaactcttgtatcaaggaaacaaatgttctgaccaaatttcatgaaaattgggccaaaaatgtgacttctagagtgttcacatgttttcactatatacatatagagaaaaatgccccgcccactggcgtccatgttttttccaccgatctggaccattttcaatctcgtccgagatatcaataaaaccaatgttttgaccaactttcatgatgattgggcaaaaattgtgacttctagaatgtttacaaggtttctctttagccaaataaggaaaactgccccgcccactggcggtcatgtttttcaatggaccggaaccacttttgaactcaaccaacatatcattaaggcaaacgttttgaccaaatttcataaaaattgggccaaaaatgtgacttctagagtgttcacatgttttcactatatacatatagagaaaaatgccccgtccactggcgtccatgttttttccaccgatctggaccattttcaaactcgtccgagatatcaataaaaccaatgttttgaccaactttcatgatgattgggcaaaaattgtgacttctagagtgtttacaaggtttctctatagccaaataaggaaaactgccccgcccactggcggccatgttttcaacggaccggaaccacttttgaactcaaccaacatattattaaggcaaaaattttgacaaagttacatgaagattgggcatgaaatgtgacttctacagtgtttacaaggtttttcttttttttgacctagtgacctagtttttgtcccagcatgacccagtttcggaactcgatcgagatatcataggaacaattcttctgaccaagtttcatgaagatcggacaatcaatgtggcctctagagtgtttacggacaaatgtggacggatggacggactacggacaaagaccagtcacaaaagctcacctgagaaatCAGGTGAGCGAAAAAGTGAGGGTTGGCAAAGCAAACAAAATAGGTTCGGTCGGGTGAACAACTTTTGTTGATGAAAAATGTATGTTGTAAATTTTAGATATCCGAGCATTTGATGACAAATTGTACACCCTCAATCTTAAGTTAATCTCTGGTTAATCATATACAGAATACCATAAACTGCATAAAGACCTGAATAACATTAACAGAGGATTTTTCACTGCTAATTCATGTAAATGTTTCATAATAAAGTATTTCCGGAATTCAAATGTGGCTAAGGAACACACGGGCGCATGGACCCACGGGCAACGGACACTGGGCATAATAAGAGCTCAGATATGCTTGACTTGAGCATCACGTTTTTAGCTGAGATTTAACCTGCTAAGCTTCATAGTATTAGTAACGATTTATATACATCAATATTctgcattattacttaagtatATCCAAATAATGCAAAGTGATCTTGTGACATTTGGCTTAAGTAACGTATAATACATACGTTTGCAAGAACTGTACATATTTAGCTTTAGAATGATGGTGAAATATAACGTATTAATACCCATGTAtatatactccttactgtgggttattcaacaacacaccatgatagaaaaatattattttttaaacaacaatttgCACCGCATACGGCTCCATATTCTCTGGTCTGCATCGACAAATACGGCGATTAAAATTAGACTGAATGTTAATTAATTTTTCAATTAATTACCTGACCTGTTGCCATCATAATTGAGTTGTATGAAATTGCTTCCCAACTCAAGGAATGAAGTCAGCTCTTTTGAAAAAGACACTGCAACTGTTGATGCAACTTGAATCTTTCTTTGGTCATATGCGTTTGATTCCATTGTTTTACGTCTCTCCTTGATAAGTTCcgaataaatatattgttgacTGGGTGTTCTGCGTTCTAAAATGATACAACACATTGACAAGATTTTACTTATTTCGTCCTTAACTTTGGACGAGTCATCACATGTATTCCTCATTGGCATAGTTTCTGCAGTTTTAAATTCATTTGCCTCAGAAATTAATTTCTGCTTTGCATCTTCAAATAGTTTTATGATACGATCTCTCATTTTATCCACTTCTGAAGCTATCTTTGCAATGGACCATTTAAACCAGTTTCCGACTGCTCACAATCCGCTTTAATAGCATCAGCCTCGGATTGCAATTCTACAAACGATTGTTTTAATGCTTTAAGCTCGGGTCGTGTTTGTCCGGATAATTTGGCTATTTCATCCACCTGGTCACATTTCCTGTGAATGAGAACGCATGAACTGCAACACAGCTTAGAATGATCCTGGCAGAAAAACTCCATTTCTCGCTCATGCTCGTGACACTTGTCCATTCCATTCATGTCGATTATTTCAGGCGCATATTTATTGTCCTGTAAATTGACAATGTTATGCTGACCTGGTTTATAGACGGTATGTGGATTTTTGCACGCATCACACAGATATTCATCACAATCTTTGCAGAAAACCGTAGCAGTTTTTGATATGTTGGTTTTCAAACAAGGCTCACATGATTGTGTCACAGTACTTCCGCCAATAAAATCGCCTGCATTGTCTTTGTTTGAATCCCGAAATGTTCTAGAAGCCATTGTGAACTTACGTTTAAACCGTTTTCTACTTTTGATTTAAAAACCAATGTTTGCACGTTGAATTAATATGTAAAGTTTTACTTCAAACTTTATTCAAATGAAGACGTCGATTGTAGAAGATAataaaaagctgtaaaaaatacAAAGACTAGAATTACTCACATGTAAACAAAGACAATTGTCACTATCAAATGCACAACAGAACATTACCAGAAAatagaatcaaagcgctgaaggcactgaagttcctttctattgcataatcttagacgcaacccagttttcaaaattatgttatagctttttatatcgcaagtttgaaatgaacacaacccattcaaatttataaagagtgtgtcttaaagcacaggtcgagatgtgtgtgcactgtatatcttcatatttattttatagtaaTGTAGAGATAAGagagacaaaataacaacagtatgtctctttttttcgcaattggttgctgcattGGCAATCATCTTTaaaattttggttgccttgctataGAATAACAAGTATCGAATCAtgttcatgttgtgttatgtgtatctaatactttatttattttctttaaattattgaccAATAATTTTTcggacatgacagacttttaatgtatcatgtcttgttgtgagcctgaattgaataatttcctaggcctaattgatccacagtcccCAATTTATATTCtttgtttaattggattgagttgttcaagctttgaaaaggtTCCcagctttttagcccaactgtaaccaacttttgatatttagtttcctgggcttaaatctatttgccccaggctaacaggcaaccactaaacatgtaagttattcatgatgtaaattctgacagtgtattgaactcattcaatttgcaagtctgaagacataaAGTCCAGGAccttttcactttttggtaaattgacaaaattaaactatgtaataatttggagagttctgttgttgtcgttatatttttcatactacgaggattgcttatataagtataaaatacgtctctcattgtatgagcacggatggccgagtagtctaaacgttagacttttgctccaggggtcagtggttcgagcccagttgagggtaacttttcttgtttctttaattctaatcagtatttttttaatggagctt contains:
- the LOC127853700 gene encoding uncharacterized protein LOC127853700, translating into MRDRIIKLFEDAKQKLISEANEFKTAETMPMRNTCDDSSKVKDEISKILSMCCIILERRTPSQQYIYSELIKERRKTMESNAYDQRKIQVASTVAVSFSKELTSFLELGSNFIQLNYDGNRSVETSPISLSSQPRPVALKLLVSLALSKTGDDEKEPGLSGLDFLPDGRLVAVDKMNDKCIILNERLQRLGTQHRFKYHPLGVVCVSHNVLYVTCDGD